TATGGAAGagacttaccataggatccagcagtcccactcctgggcatatatccagagggaaccttaattcaaaaaagatacatgcaccccaatgttcatagcagcactatagacaatagccacgacatggaagcaatctaaaggtccactgacagatgactggataaagaagctgtggtatatttatacaatggaatactactcagccataaaaagagtgaaataatgccatttgcaacaacatggagggacctggagattgtcattctaagtgaagtaagccagaaagaaaaataccatatgttatcacttataaaGACAgacgaacttatggttaccaggggagaagggtgggaagggataaatcaggagttcaagatttgcagatactaactactatatataaaatggctaaacaagaagtttctactgtccagcacagagaactgtatgtgatatcctgtagtaacctataatgagaaagaataggaaaaggaatatatgtacgtacCTCCTTCTTCATCCCCCAGCTGTGTAACTGTCAACTTGAAGTAAATGGAATTGACACCATAGTGGCCTTACTTCTTTGTATTGTACTTTACAAGTATTCTTTGTTTTGTCAAAACGTAGATCTGCTTGAAGGAAATAACACAAAGATGTTAAGTGACTTTTTGTAACTCCAGTCATTTTCTGTAGAACATCCATCCTtgatagagaattttaaaagttttaatcaaCCTCTTGCTGTAATGTCCCAACTTGTTCTCAATCAACAAGGCAACTTTTGGAGTTAGGACTGTGggtttcttccctcctctctggctGTCTTTCCTGTCATGCTTGTTCAAGGACCGGGAAAAGCCCTGGGAATGGGGGAGATGGATGCTGCTGGGCCTTCTCAGCATTGCAAGCTCACTGGGAATATCACTAGCCTCCAAAGTAGAGTCTGAGCTAATTAATCAGAGACTGAAAACATTCCCACCCTTACTCTTTGAAGAGTCACTCAAttctattaaaaaacagaaaagcaaacctTTTATaaaggaacccccccccccaaatttttctTGATAGAACCAAATTCAGCATGTGAAAGAGTCTAAAACTTACCTGCTGTGATGAATACAtgtattatttgtataatttctaCCTGATCTAAAACTAATGAAAGAATTAAAGGGTTTCAGtaaattgtttttcttcattaaacAAATTTTCATTCCCTCTAAAGAAGTCTTGAAATCATTTGCTCTGTCTTAATaacttttttggctttttaaagtaagataaagaagaatttaaataGCTTACCAGAGCAATAAActaagtttatttatattttacctgATGTCAGGTGAATTTTTCCTGATTCTCTCACCTCAAGGACAAAAAATAGGTCGAGTTCCCAAAGAAATCTGTCAGTACCTTAGTAAGTGACACTCATCTGAATACATTCAGCTACACCTATGACATGGGAAAATTGAATTTTCTCCGACAGTGGCCAAGTTCAAAATACCTTCTACATCAGAGCGGATTGCTTTTTGTTCGCTCTGATGCTGGGCCTCTTGCCTTCAAATCCCAAGTCcaacatttctgttttaaatgacCTTGGTTTTATTATTaggtaacctctctgagcctccatttcctcatctgaaagtgAGGATGATAATTACACCTTCATTATTGCGTGTGGATTGAGAATTGAGTTACTATACTTAAAGACAAAAATGGAATTACAACGCCATTTTTACTTTAACTCTTCAAAATGAGAGTCTGATTTCCTTTCctagttttttttccctaaaagaaaaaacatactaGTCTGTAGGTTTCATTTCCCAACatgccagagaaaccagagattgAATTACATAAGCGAAACATGAAAAGTCAATTTCATGTGTATTACTGATGCTCGATTATCCCAAAGTGGCCAGACAAGATTAAGAAGCCACTTTTTACTGTTTATCTAAGGTTAGCATTATACAATTATTTGCAATCACAAGTATTCACTGGTTCTatacttcaacttttaaaaaccttgttttttaaatgatgtaaacCAAAGATGTTAATAATGATTATATCTTTGTGATATACTTGCAGATTATAATTGTAGAtgactggttttcttttttagatgtgCCTGCATTATTCTATAATCAGAAATAAAGTGACGATTATACAAAAAGTTATTGTTAAAAAATTTCCTGTATCTGTGTTTTATGAGTTTCCATCCAGTGATTATTAGTGAAACAATCACTTGATAATTTCAGGTTTGGggtattttcctaaaataaatgCTGTATCTCCACTCTGTGCTTGCTTTCATACTGTACCTTGCATGTTTTCATCTGTACAGAGCCTTCAGTAGAGCAGACCACATTTCTTACATAGCATGTccaaattttctctcagaatcaCTGGATGGTTAGAGTAATACTGTACCTCATAGAGGAGCTAGCTCAGGGTTGGGAACATTGATGGCTCTGGGTCATCATTATCCCCACAGAGTACTTTAAAAGCCTGTGTGACTAGTAACATATAGTGCTACAAAACAAGTAGCTTTAGTGCCCAGAGTCTTACTTTCTGCCAGATAGTTAAATAATATTAGTGACCTGTAATGCCTGCAAACAAATATGCCTGTAAGAAAGGCCTTTATTGGCTAAGTTTAAGCATTGAAAACAGAGGCACTGGGATTGGAGGTGGTGTTTGTACCAAAAACTTGATATGTAAAAATTCATTATAATCACTATAAATTACTGAGTGTTTATATGCTAGGGCCTTAAGTAGATGTATTAGATCTGTGTACTTCAGGGCTAGAGAGAAAGTTGGGGAGGAATTTCTGGTAGAAAGGGACCCGAAACAGAACCATTTGAAAACAAGGTGTTCATCTGTGAAGCGTCTGAGCGCTGAAAGCCTCTAACTGCCTGAAATAGCACATACTGACGACAGGATCCGGGGTGACCACCTCACAGCTGGACGTGGAAAATGATATTTCACTTagatttttaaaggaagattATTTGGTATGATTGGGAAAGAGGAAATCCCTCAtgctttgttttttcctcctaAGATGTcataactgaaaatataaataacgCCAAGTCTTGAGGACTTTTGGGTTCTGACCGTTTTAGGGGAGGATCCAGAGTGAGCACCACAGTTTATTTGTAATTTCTTgtcataaaaaatatttgaaacaacaGCTCtggttttggattttgttttcatCAGGTTACTAGAACCCAGCTATGTGTTCATATGGTATTTCCTATCTTTGGGTCACACTGATTTTCAACTCATTTCGTCTTTTGTTTCCAGAAGGAGTTTTGGAACACTTACACAAAAGCACAACAAGGCGAGAGCAACAGAGGAAGTGACTGGTTTCAGTTTTACCTTACCTTCCCATTAATCTTTGGCCTCTTCATTATCCTccttgtcattttcctcatctggagGTGCTTCCTCAGAAATAAAACTCGCAGGCAGACAGTGACTGAAGGCCACATTCCTTTCCCTCAGCACCTCAATATCATCACTCCGCCTCCCCCACCAGACGAAGTGTTTGATAGCAGCGGATTGTCCCCAGGCTTTCTGGAATATGTCGTTGGGCGCTCGGATTCTGTTTCCACCCGCCTGTCCAACTGTGACCCCCCGCCGACCTACGAGGAAGCCACTGGCCAGGTGAACCTGCGGAGGAGTGAAACAGAACCTCATTTGGATCCACCCCCGGAATATGAGGACATCATCAACTCCAACTCAGCCAGTGCCATTGCTATGGTGCCAGTGGTCACCACCGTCAAGTGAAACTACAAACCTCTTTttactataattgtttttaaaatactaatgaaAGAACTTTCTAGCACTTTACCACTACATAAATGTCCATTTGACTTATTGGACTCTGACAGCATACCACTTCACATTCTGATTTGATTTTCATTAGTTTGATTTCCTACTATAAAATCATTATCTATGCTCATTTTTGCTAATGGAAATATGTGAAGAGGGAAAACAGGCTAGTGGGGGGGTCTTCATGTgaacacacacgtgtgtgtgcgtatatatgtacatgcacaTATACGTGTGCGTGCGTCAGCCCAGTATATGCACAACTCACTTAAAACACTATTAACTTCTGTCTAAATCACCCATAAAGGGAACATTACTCACCAAaattggggggggaggggaaggcaccaACCATTTGTGTCATAGCCAGCAATATGCTGTTGACTTTTGAAAATAAGATGACCCGAGCATGTCTTCTAATTCTTACAGGTTTTCATTAACCTCCTTTTTCTTAAGGTTTTCTtaccttaaaaggaaaaaaaaatgaatatagtcAATCTCGACTTTAGAAACATCTCAGAAAGATAATGAAGATGGTACAATAAACACAAATTTGCTTATTAGTGGCATCAGGCTGGCTTTGTAGGAGGGACTTTCTGTTGACTGCCTCCCCCACAAGAATTAAACAGTATTTGCTTATTATCTTTGAATGTCTCATGCTATTTGTATTAACATCTTGGTGGCGTGGATTTCCTGGCAACGGAATACTTTCTAAAATAGACATAGGTATTAATGACAGGGAACAGATGCAGATTTCTCCTTTGCTCACTGGGGACAATATTTTCTTCCTCGTTGTTTCACTGCATTTTAGTCTActccctctgctcccaccacAGAATCTTCAAACACCTAGGAATTTAGCTAAAATTCTTGatgttattttcttaatgtttttgtATAGAGTGAAGCTTTTGTCTCACAATGATTAGGAGGTAATTTTCCATTAAATTAAGAAGTGTGATTTTTATATTGTTCTCCAGTAGGTGGCGGAAGAGTGCAAAATCTGTGCTGTGGCAGGTGCACAATAAATCTGTTATAGCTGCACACAGATCTCAGTGTTGgtatttcattttgtattttcatcaGATTATTTTACCTGCAGGATTTTTACTTTTCCCTTGGAGCGGGGGGAATTGGCTGTGAATGAACTGCAACATCAATTggctcagaaaagaaagaaaccagttGTCTGGTGTGAAATTCTATTATGTGTGCACTGATGGAAAATTCATCCCATCAGTCAGGGACGTGTCTGTGCCACTCCCCAGACTCCTGAGTGTCGGGTAAAATGGTTGACGAGGCAGAGGGAGTGCAGGTTGAGGAAATGTCATACCCTGTTGCCTCCGTCTCCATCCCCACCAACCCCTGCCCCAAGCCCAAGGAAGGAGGACCCTAAATGAGTCAGATGACCTGAATTCTAATCCCACCCTGCCACGTACTTGCCAGGCTACCCTGGGAAACACCCATTTCTGACCCTCAAATTCCTCACCTCTGAAATGGTGACTGTATTTTTTGTCCTGCCTTTGTCCTGGGGCTTTAAAAGGATCCAATGAGATGGTGTGCATGAACATAATCTGTAATATGTGACGAGTTGTCTAGGTGTAAGGTCGTAGCATTGTCCTCACTGCCCTTAAGGCAGAATCTTCGCCCTGTTTCCCTAAAATTTATCCGAGTTTTCACACAGTGAGAAATAGACTAGGCTGCCCCATAAATGGCGAACATGTTCCTAATCTGAGCGTATGGCCTCTTAAACTCCTGTCATTCTCTGGTCTACACCAAAGCTGTGCCAACTTAACGACGACTGCCAGCTCAGCACAAACAGGAATCAACAGATGTTGGCAAGGGGAACTGCGATGTATATGGTTAGTTAATAGGTTTTATAGCTTTCgtgaattaaaaatattgaaCCTGGTCTCAGCAGAAATGacaataatgttttaaatttggCTGCAAGTACATGGTGATCTTTGGCTTCTGTTTAAAGCTGAAAGGCTGAGTATCTGATCCACtgatttgtatttgtgtgtgtgtgtgtttcggtttatttttaaaagaaaattaaggttccttttgtgtggacttttttttttttttcggtcatTAATATCAGGCCTTAGACTAAACCAGCAGTTTTCAAAGTATGGCCTACGAAGCCCTGGGAGTCCCTGAGGAACTTTGCGAGGATCTGTGAGATCAAAGCTGCTTTCCTGGTGATACACAGACATTGTCTTTTTACACTCTCTCTCTTAAAAAAGTAGTTTAAAAAGTAAGTGCCATCTTCccacaaattatttttctcttttaaataatatagctcctttctttaaaatgttatttatgttgGCATGTAATGgacttcttaatttttaagtgaatactgtcttcagttttattttctaatacaaCAAATACTGGTAGATATGAACTCCAGAAACAAAAGCTCCTTGGCGTCCAGCTCCCCAGTAAATGTTAAAAGTATAAAGGGATCTGGAGACCAAAAGTGTGACAATTACAGGGTTAGACAAAGGAGCAGAATATATTCttgcaattttattttacattttaaactccCAATATTGGATTTAATGCTGCCTCTTAGAGATACCTGAATTTAAGTATAAGAATGAATGTTGATCCTTAAAGCAAAAGCCAAATGCTTACACTGATCAATGACTACAGCTTGTCAGACTGTTGGTCAAAGAAAACACTCTCCTCCAGTCATAACTGGCCTCAGCCACAGGTCTCACAGCAGCGCTCATGTGATGCTGACAAGATAAACacagtttttaaataaacactgaCTTTAAGAAACCTTCCCTTAGGCTTGTT
This Camelus bactrianus isolate YW-2024 breed Bactrian camel chromosome X, ASM4877302v1, whole genome shotgun sequence DNA region includes the following protein-coding sequences:
- the PRRG1 gene encoding transmembrane gamma-carboxyglutamic acid protein 1; translated protein: MGRIFLTGEKANSVLKRYPRANGLFEEIRQGNIERECKEEVCTFEEAREAFENNEKTKEFWNTYTKAQQGESNRGSDWFQFYLTFPLIFGLFIILLVIFLIWRCFLRNKTRRQTVTEGHIPFPQHLNIITPPPPPDEVFDSSGLSPGFLEYVVGRSDSVSTRLSNCDPPPTYEEATGQVNLRRSETEPHLDPPPEYEDIINSNSASAIAMVPVVTTVK